The segment ATATAGTGATTCGTCGCAATTTTCTGAGTATGTATCCGGCGTGAAAACCAGGATGGATACAGAAGAAAAAGTAATATCGTTGACTTTAGATGCCTGCGGTGGAGAATTTGGGAGTGGGTATGATGAGGAGTTAATTTCTTTCTTGATAGAACATAATATTAAGGCTGATCTTTTCGTTAATGCAAGATGGATTGATGCACAATATGAAGAGTTTGTAGAGTTATCCAAAAACCCTTTATTCAGTATACAGAATCATGGTACCGAGCATAAACCATTGTCAACTTCCCCTAGGATTGCATGGGGAATAGCAAGCACTTCCACACAGGAAGAAATCATCGCTGAAATAATGGATAACCAATTAAAAATTTATGATATAACAGGAACCACCCCTAAATACTTTCGATCAGGAACCGCCTTCTATGATGAGATATCCGTTCAAATTGCGGAGGATTTAGGAGTGCAGGTAGTTAATTTTGATGTGATAGGAGACGGTGGAGCTACATTTACAAAAGATGAAGTAGTTCAGGAAATGCTTAAAGCCCAGCCAGGTTCCATAATTATCCTTCACATGAACCAACCGGAAAGCGAGACTGCTGAAGGGGTAAAAGAGGCAGTTTTCAATTTGATTGAACAAGGCTACAGTTTTGTCCACCTGCATGAATATGAACTAGAGTAAATTACAGTTCTGTAACAAATGAGTGAGTAGCACATAATGAAAAGTTTACGGGTCACGATAAGTATGGGAGGTAAGTTTCGTGGCTTGTATGTTTCATGTATTATTTTCCTTTGTTCTGCTATTCAATGTTTCTGCTTGTCAATCGAAGACAAAAGTGGAGAATGCCAATTCGTTGATGAAGGACCAGATTATCCAACAGAAAAAGCTCGATGTGATCGTTGAGGTAGAAAATGAAGTCGATGAAGTACTGAGGCTAATCAATTTACAGGGCTTAACTAGATATAACTTAATATTCATTGGCAATTCTCAAGACGAAAAAATGAAATTCTATATCCCAGAATTTAAAAGTAGGGGGTTCAGGCTGTATCGACGTGGTATAGGCTTGGATTTAAATAAAGAGCTGGATATTTAACATTCTCCTCAACTAAATGAAGCAAGGGGCTACCTTGCTTCTTTCAGTTTGTAGACAAAGCTTAAAATATTGAAATTTTCTAGTTGATCGCAGTGGAAGGAGTGAAGACTCCTGCGGGAGGAAAGGACATGGAAGACCCAGCGGGGCGTAGCCGAGGCCACTGAAAAACTTATTATTTTTACGAAGTAATCATGCATTTTGAAAAATAAGGCAACTTTTTACCCAATATAGGGATAAATAGTTGCCTTATAACGTTCCGCTTTACTCTAGTTTCATTTATAAGCTTCATTATTCTCTTCATTACAATATCTACATCTGATAAATCGTAGATAGCTTTAAGCAACAGATATTTGAACATACGTATAGGTAGTATTGCCTTGCGGCCATTATCTAGACAATATTTTGTTTTTAATACTACGTAGATAAAGAGAAGTCTACTAGTTCATTTATTTGACGGACAATGTTCAGTTTGGGAACTAGGATATCATATATTGCAGAAAATGGACTAAGATTAAAGGATGCTTGGTTTGAAATCATTCGTTAGTTTAAATGAAATCAACTTTCTTCTGCTTTATAGGATGGAGTATTTCCAGAGTAAATGGTGACTCTAGCTGTAGCTTGGAACAAATGGCGTAGACTCCAGCGGGGGAGTAGCGGCAATCTTGAGACCCCGCAACGAAGTGAGGAGGCTCAAGGTCGCCCCGCGGAAAGCGAAGCCATTTGTGTAAAGCAACAGCGGTGTTTAGCAAATGTATCAAAGTATAAATTCAGGTACTTTTTCAGTGACCTTGGCGTAGCCCGAGGAGGCTTCCGGACTGCCCGCGGAAAGCGAAGCTCCTGCAACGAACAACAACTCTTCCAACAGAAAACCTAACTAGTTTAAAATTGGTCAACAGTATAAAAGAAGCAAGGGGCTACCTTGCTTCTTTTAATATCATAAAGCCTTTACTTCAATCTTATCTTCCAACACATCCACCTGAATGGTTTGTAGTGTCTCGTTCTCTAAAAGAAGGTCTGTAATTGGATCTTCAATATGTTCCTGAATGACCCGACGTAGTGGTCTTGCACCATAAGCAGGGTGATAACCAAGTGCTGAAAGTTTTTCCTTCGCACTATCTGAAACGCTTAAAGAACATTCGCGTTCTTCTTTTAACATACCGCTTAGTTCATCGAGCATGATATCGATAATTTCAATTAAATGATCCTTTTTAAGCTGAGAGAACTCAATGATATTGTCAAAGCGGTTCAGGAATTCCGGTTTAAAGTAATTGGCTAGATTTTCTACTATGGGACTTTCCACAGGAGAGTTTAGTTTTTCAAAGCCTACGGTTATTTTCTTATCGGTGACACCTGCATTACTTGTCATGATAATCACCGTGTCTTTGAAGCTTACGGTTCTGCCTTGACTGTCCGTCAACCTTCCATCTTCCATCACTTGCAGGAATAAGTGCAGCACATCGGGATGTGCTTTTTCCATTTCATCAAGCAAGATGATGCTGTAAGGGTTTCGGCGTACTTTTTCAGTTAGCTGCCCAGCTTCGTCATGTCCGATATATCCCGGAGGGGACCCGATTAGTTTGGAGACTGAATGCTTTTCCATATATTCACTCATATCAAACCGAATATAGGCATCCTTGGTTCCAAAGAGTTCTTCTGCAAGGGATTTAGTAAGTTCCGTCTTTCCAACACCTGTAGGACCGACAAACATGAATGCCCCGATTGGACGCTCTTTTCTCTTCAGGCCGGCCCGGCTTCTTCGAATAGCTTTGGTGATTTTTTTGACAGCCTCCTGTTGGCCAATCACTTTTTTATTTAAATTGATTTCCAGATTTTTCAGCTTCTCTTGTTCATCAAGCTGCAGCTTTCCTATAGGGATCCCAGACATTTCTTCCATGATCTTTTGGATATCTTCCACTGTAACTTGAGCTTTTACCTTAACTTCATGTGTTTCTGAATTTCTTTGTGCTTCCAGCTTTTCCTCTTCGTCTCGCAATTTCGCAGCCGTTTCATAATCTTCCTTGGAAAGAGCTGCTTGTTTTTCTTTTTCAAGTTGAGACAGACGGGCATCAATCTGTTCCAAATCGATATTATCCAATGTTAGATTCTTTCTTGAACCTGCTTCGTCCATCAGGTCAATGGCTTTATCAGGTAAAAAGCGATCTTGGATATAGCGATGTGAAAGCTCCACACATGCTTTAATGGCATCTTCTTCATAAACGACTTGGTGGTAATCCTCATATTTTGACTGAATCCCTTTGATGATTTTCAGTGCTTCGTCAATTGAAGGTTCTTTCACTGTAACAGGTTGGAAACGCCGTTCGAGGGCAGCGTCTTTTTCAATTTGACGATACTCTTTCAAGGTGGTGGCGCCAACCAATTGCAACTCTCCCCTTGCCAATGAGGGCTTCAATATATTCCCGGCATCCATGGAGCCTTCCGCAGAACCAGCACCAACAATCAGGTGCAGCTCATCCACAAACAGTATAACGTTTTTTCTTTGTTGAAGCTCTGCGATGACTTGTTTCAGACGCTCCTCGAATTGACCACGTATCCCTGTATTGGCAACAAGGGATGCCACGTCTAATAGATAGATTTCCTTGTTTTTTAGTTTAGCTGGAACATCGCCTTCAACAATCTTCAATGCCAAACCTTCGACTATCGCGGTTTTACCAACCCCGGGTTCTCCTATCAATACAGGATTATTTTTATTTCGTCTATTTAAAATTTCTATAACTCGTTTGATTTCTTTGTCTCGACCAATAACTGGGTCAATCAACCCGGTTTTGGCAATGTTTGTGATGTTTTTACCTAGTTCATCCAAAATTCCACCATTACTCTTCTTCGCGATCTCTTGATTCTGAAAAGAGTGAGGTTGAGGACTACCTTCTTTAGATATACCATTCATAAATGGAAAGTCAGATAACAATCCACTTGGAGTTGGTGATGTAAGATTCGCTCGTACTTCTTCAAAGCAGGTAGAGCACAAGACTAATTCAGTTTGTTCATTGTTGGATCGAAGTTTGAATTGAATGGTTGCACGGTTCACTTCACATTTTTGACATTTCATCATCATGCTACCTCCTAATTTTATATGAATAAAGTTTGACTTATTTTGACCTTTAAAGGTTGTAAGCTCATTATACTTTGACCTTTTCTGACTTTCAAGCACTTTGCTTTTAGGGGATTGTTGGTAAAATAGTGTGATATAAAATAGATTGAAAATTTCAGAATATTTTATTGACTTCTATCCTTCTCAGTTGCTATAATTGCAAAAAGCAAAACAAAGATCATTAAACTTAATAGCAGTACTTCTTATTTAGAGTGGTGGAGGGACAGACCCTACGAAGCCCGGCAACCTGCAATGTATGTTTGAAAAGGTGCTAATTTCTGCAGATCTTGTATCTGAAAGATAAGAAGAGGACGTATGACGAAAACCTCTTCTTAGGAAGGGGTTTTTTATTTTTCTATGAGTAATCAAGAATTTAGGTCATAATTGGCTAACAGAAGAAATAACGTAGATTAGATGCTGTTTCATGTTAATGTGTTACCCAACTAAATAACTCTTATCCAGAGTGACTGAGGGATCAGGCCCGATGAAGTCCGGCAACCTTCAAGAATCAACATTCTTGAGTTGGTGCTAATTCCTGCAGGCGGAGTAGCCTGACAGATAAGAGGAGGAATTTCAACCTCTTCTTGTGAAGGGGTTTTTATTTTTTGGCTTTGTTAAAGTTAGTTGTTGACTATGACCTGTTTCTAGCTGGTGATTGGAGCAATAGGCGTAGACTCCTGCGGGAGAGTAGCGACAATCTTGAGACCCCGCAGTGAAACGAGGAGGCTCAAGGTCGCCCTCTGGATAAGCGAAGCCTATTGCGGAAATCAACAGCGACGTTTAACAGAGCCTATTTTTTAAAAAATATCTTTATAAATTGGAGGAATGTAAAATGAGCAACCAACATTATGATGTAGAAACCTTATTACTTCACGGAGGGCAAACACCTGATCCAACTACAGGTTCCCGGGCAGTTCCAATCTACCAAACAACTTCCTATGTATTTGACAACACGGACCATGCCCAAAATTTATTTGCGCTTAATGAGTTCGGCAATATTTACACCAGGATCATGAATCCGACAGTGGATGTGCTGGAGCAAAGGCTAGCTCTTTTAGAAGGCGGTGCCGCGGCAGTGGCTACGAGTTCCGGAATGTCGGCTATCGCATTTGCCATTTTAAATATCGCCCATGCCGGAGATGAAATCGTAGCAGCAGAAAACCTGTATGGAGGGACGTATAATCTCTTTGCGGTCACGCTTCCGAAATACGGAATTAAGGTGAAGTTTGTGGATGCAACAGACCCAGAGAATTTCCGGAACGCCATTACACCTAAAACAAAAGCATTGTTCGGGGAAATCATCGGTAATCCAAGTCTTCGGGTGCTTGATGTAGAGGCGGTAGCCAAAGTTGCCCATGATAATTCCATACCACTTATCATTGATAATACATTTGCTTCCCCCTACCTATGCAACCCGATTAAATGGGGAGCGGATATCGTGGTTCACTCTGCAACCAAGTGGATCGGAGGTCATGGAACGACTATCGGGGGAGTGGTAGTAGATGGTGGAAAGTTCAATTGGGATCACCCAAATTTTCCTGGATTTACAGAACCGGATGAGAGCTATAACGGTATTAAATATGCTCAGACCTTCGGAAATCTTGCATTTGCTGTGAAGCTCCGAGTTCAATTATTAAGAGATTTTGGAGCTTGCCTGAGTCCTCAGAATGCATTTTTATTATTGCAAGGACTTGAAACCTTGCATTTGAGAGTGGAAAAACATAATGAAAATGCTTTGGAATTGGCGAAATACCTACAGGATCACCCGGCGGTGGAGTGGGTTTCTTATCCTGGGCTCCATGATCATCCAGCCTATCCACTTGCCAGAAAGTATCTGGGTAAAGGAAATGGTTCCATCGTTAACTTTGGCATAAAAGGGGGAAGGGAAGCCGGGAGAAAAGCCATCGATAGCATTAAACTTTGGTCGCACGTTGCAAACGTAGGGGATGCTAAATCCCTTATTATCCACCCGGCTTCCACAACACATCAGCAGCTAACGGGAGACAATCTGAAAAAATCAGGGGTAACAGAGGATCTTATCCGTCTGTCAGTAGGAATTGAATCTTTGGATGATTTGAAAAAAGATCTTGATCAGGCTTTATTAATCGCTACCGGGAAGTCCAAAAATGCTGCAGTGAGTCAAAATTCATAGAAAAGAGTGGGAAACGTGAGGTGTCAAACAGATCAAATCAATATTAATAAAGTGTCCATAGGTGCACTATTATTAGAAAATGGGGAAGAACTCGGGGATGTGGAGATTGCTTATGAAAGGGTAGGTAATCCGGATGGAGAGGTAGTGGTGGTGTGCCATGCCCTTACTGGCAATCAGGAATCTGTTGGCGAAGAAAAAAGCCCAGGCTGGTGGAGCTCATTTATAGGACCAGATCTTTATATAGATACCAATAGATTTCAAGTGATTACCATGAATGTACTTGGAGGTTGCAACGGAAGTACAGGACCAACCAGCACTAATCCCGAAACAGGGAAGAAATATGGTGCGGCCTTTCCAGCCGTCACGATCAGGGACATGGTACATTCTCAATACCAAGCATTAAAGAAGCTTGGTATCGAAAGTGTGAAGGCTATTATCGGCGGCTCACTCGGAGGCATGCAAGTATTGGAATGGGGGACGCTTTATCCAAAGTATTCAAAGATTTTGATTCCAATGGCTGTCACTCCTTATTTTACGGATTACGCTCTTGCCTTTAACTCTATTGGAAGGCATGCCATACTTTCAGATCCAGCATGGGAGAATGGTAATTATTCGTTTGATGCAACGTTAAAAGGGTTGGAAACTGCCAGAATGGTTGGGTTGGTGACCTATCGTTCCCAATCATTATTCAACGATCGTTTTAACAGGGAGCGTAAGGAAAGTAAAGGCATTGAGTATCAGGTTGATTCCTATTTAAAATATCAAGGTGAGAAATTCTCCCGTCGATTTGATGCCAATAGCTATCTTGTTCTCCTGCAGGCAATGGATCAATTTGATATCGGTCATGAAAGGGGCGGCTGGAAACACGCTTTAGGAAAAGTGGAAGCAAACGTGTGTATGTTCAGCTTTACAGGTGACCTTCTCTACCCACCGCAACTCGCGAAAAGTACAATAAATCATTTGAGAAAAATCAATAAACAGTCAACCTATATAGAAGTGGATACAAAATTTGGGCATGATGGCTTCCTCGTGGAATTTGATAAATGGGGTCAGCATGTTAAAAGCTTACTAGAGAAAAAGGAAGTGACACGATGTCTTGCATAAATGTAGCGTTACTTGGATTTGGAACGGTAGGTAAGGGGGTATATCAATCCATTGCCTCCCATCAATCAAGGCTGGAACTGGTATTAGGGAAAAAGGTAAAGGTTGTCGGGATACTAGTAAAAAATCTAGAAAAACATCTGCAAACTAAAAAGGAAGGAGTATTGCTAACAGATAGATTCGAGTCAATCTTAGCCTTACCAGATTTACACATAGTGGTGGATGCCATTGTAGGCTGCGAACCTGGAAACACTTATTTGGAGAAGGCAATAAAAAAAGGGTGCCATGTGGTGACGGCCAATAAAGAAATGTTTGCAAATCACGGAGAGGAGCTACTCTCTTTGGCAAGAAAGAATGATGTTAGCATTGGGTTTGAAGCCACTGTCGGCGGTGGGATACCTGTCATTCAAACTATCAGGCAGCTGCTGCAGGTGAATCGATTCCAAAAGGTTGAAGCCATTTTAAATGGAACATCTAATTTCATCTTGACCAGTATGAGGAAGGATGGTCATTCGTTTAAGGAGACCTTAAAGAAAGCGCAGGAAAATGGCTATGCAGAAGCAGATCCAACAAATGATATTGAAGGGCATGATGCTTTTTACAAAGGTTTGGTACTTAGCCAGTTGATTTATGGCAAGGCACCTGATGAACAATCAAGCTCCAAAAAAGGAATTACAAGTATTACCGCCAATCATATTCAACGTGCAGGTGAGCTTGGACTACGCTTTAGGCATATTGTCACTCTTTTCAAGAAAAACGGAGAGATTCATTGTCAAGCAGAGCCGGCTCTAGTTTCAAATGAGCATCCGTTTTATCAGGTAGAAGGGGTTCAAAACGGTGTCTCCATTGATACCGACCTTGTTGGAAATATCCAGTTGAATGGACCTGGCGCTGGTATGTTCCCTACGGCAAGTGCCATCCTGGAGGACATCATTCAAATAAATCGTCCGATATCAGCAGTACCAGCCTACGAAGATGTCCGAGAAGAAACACAGGCTTCTTTTAAATGGGGGTTGTTCAGCGATAATGTTGATATAACACTTCCTTATGGCAGCAAGATTTTGGCGCATTTAGACACTAAAACAGTTGTTGTGGAAACGGAAAACATAGAAGAAGTCCTTACTGCTAATCCGTTAATCACATGTTTTCCATTAAAAGGGAAATATCTAAAAACACCTGAAAAAGTGACCATCTAGAAAAACGCTCTTCTTTCTAACCGGCTTGTCTCATATACATGTGACAAGCTGGTTTTTTTTAGAAGAGGGTGGGGAAAATCATGAAACGCAGCTGGATGAGTGCTTGTCAAATAGGGGCAGTCTATGTTGGAACCATTGTGGGAGCAGGGTTTGCTACTGGGAAAGAGATTGTCCAGTTTTTTACCCAATATGGCTGGATCGGCTTTTTTACAATATTAATAAGCGGCTTTCTTTTCATTTGGTTAGGAACAAAGATGATGTTGATTTCAAAACGAATCAAAGCCAATTCCTATAAAGAATTTAATGAATATTTATTTGGTGTCTCCGCAGGGACTGTAGTGAATATTTTTATGTTGATTATCTTAATATGTGTAGGGGCAGTCATGCTTTCAGGGGCAGGAGCAGTGTTTGAGGAACAGCTTGGATGGTCTTTTCAACTCGGCCTGCTGATTACGGTGGTCTTGTCAGTATGTGTGGTCCTGTTTGGTGTAAAAGGTTTGGTGGGGGTCAATGTTATTGTCGTGCCTGTCATGATTATTTTCAGCTTTATCATTGCCGGAAACGCCATATCAGAAAATGGGTTATCTTTTTTGAGCCTAGACCCGGTCCGTACAAGTATAAAGGGGTGGATTGCACCGTTCATGTATGTAGCTTTCAACCTTTCAATGGCTCAACCTGTGCTTGTACCTTTGGCGACAGAGGCAAGGGATGATTGGGTGATCAAGAGGGGAGGATTCATTGGTGGAGCAGGATTATGCTTTATTTTATTGACCTGCCACATTTCCATTTCTTCTCTTCCTGATTTTCAGACCTTTGAAATTCCTATGGCAGAAG is part of the Sutcliffiella sp. FSL R7-0096 genome and harbors:
- a CDS encoding polysaccharide deacetylase family protein — translated: MGKMLGVFLFIFLVAFGCSSDSSVTPEKSEDSNIENQSGENTSEVDEAEKEAVKAEEDEQRQEINELAVEVSGKVYSDSSQFSEYVSGVKTRMDTEEKVISLTLDACGGEFGSGYDEELISFLIEHNIKADLFVNARWIDAQYEEFVELSKNPLFSIQNHGTEHKPLSTSPRIAWGIASTSTQEEIIAEIMDNQLKIYDITGTTPKYFRSGTAFYDEISVQIAEDLGVQVVNFDVIGDGGATFTKDEVVQEMLKAQPGSIIILHMNQPESETAEGVKEAVFNLIEQGYSFVHLHEYELE
- a CDS encoding AAA family ATPase, producing MKCQKCEVNRATIQFKLRSNNEQTELVLCSTCFEEVRANLTSPTPSGLLSDFPFMNGISKEGSPQPHSFQNQEIAKKSNGGILDELGKNITNIAKTGLIDPVIGRDKEIKRVIEILNRRNKNNPVLIGEPGVGKTAIVEGLALKIVEGDVPAKLKNKEIYLLDVASLVANTGIRGQFEERLKQVIAELQQRKNVILFVDELHLIVGAGSAEGSMDAGNILKPSLARGELQLVGATTLKEYRQIEKDAALERRFQPVTVKEPSIDEALKIIKGIQSKYEDYHQVVYEEDAIKACVELSHRYIQDRFLPDKAIDLMDEAGSRKNLTLDNIDLEQIDARLSQLEKEKQAALSKEDYETAAKLRDEEEKLEAQRNSETHEVKVKAQVTVEDIQKIMEEMSGIPIGKLQLDEQEKLKNLEINLNKKVIGQQEAVKKITKAIRRSRAGLKRKERPIGAFMFVGPTGVGKTELTKSLAEELFGTKDAYIRFDMSEYMEKHSVSKLIGSPPGYIGHDEAGQLTEKVRRNPYSIILLDEMEKAHPDVLHLFLQVMEDGRLTDSQGRTVSFKDTVIIMTSNAGVTDKKITVGFEKLNSPVESPIVENLANYFKPEFLNRFDNIIEFSQLKKDHLIEIIDIMLDELSGMLKEERECSLSVSDSAKEKLSALGYHPAYGARPLRRVIQEHIEDPITDLLLENETLQTIQVDVLEDKIEVKAL
- a CDS encoding O-acetylhomoserine aminocarboxypropyltransferase/cysteine synthase family protein translates to MSNQHYDVETLLLHGGQTPDPTTGSRAVPIYQTTSYVFDNTDHAQNLFALNEFGNIYTRIMNPTVDVLEQRLALLEGGAAAVATSSGMSAIAFAILNIAHAGDEIVAAENLYGGTYNLFAVTLPKYGIKVKFVDATDPENFRNAITPKTKALFGEIIGNPSLRVLDVEAVAKVAHDNSIPLIIDNTFASPYLCNPIKWGADIVVHSATKWIGGHGTTIGGVVVDGGKFNWDHPNFPGFTEPDESYNGIKYAQTFGNLAFAVKLRVQLLRDFGACLSPQNAFLLLQGLETLHLRVEKHNENALELAKYLQDHPAVEWVSYPGLHDHPAYPLARKYLGKGNGSIVNFGIKGGREAGRKAIDSIKLWSHVANVGDAKSLIIHPASTTHQQLTGDNLKKSGVTEDLIRLSVGIESLDDLKKDLDQALLIATGKSKNAAVSQNS
- a CDS encoding homoserine O-acetyltransferase, producing the protein MRCQTDQININKVSIGALLLENGEELGDVEIAYERVGNPDGEVVVVCHALTGNQESVGEEKSPGWWSSFIGPDLYIDTNRFQVITMNVLGGCNGSTGPTSTNPETGKKYGAAFPAVTIRDMVHSQYQALKKLGIESVKAIIGGSLGGMQVLEWGTLYPKYSKILIPMAVTPYFTDYALAFNSIGRHAILSDPAWENGNYSFDATLKGLETARMVGLVTYRSQSLFNDRFNRERKESKGIEYQVDSYLKYQGEKFSRRFDANSYLVLLQAMDQFDIGHERGGWKHALGKVEANVCMFSFTGDLLYPPQLAKSTINHLRKINKQSTYIEVDTKFGHDGFLVEFDKWGQHVKSLLEKKEVTRCLA
- a CDS encoding homoserine dehydrogenase, which encodes MSCINVALLGFGTVGKGVYQSIASHQSRLELVLGKKVKVVGILVKNLEKHLQTKKEGVLLTDRFESILALPDLHIVVDAIVGCEPGNTYLEKAIKKGCHVVTANKEMFANHGEELLSLARKNDVSIGFEATVGGGIPVIQTIRQLLQVNRFQKVEAILNGTSNFILTSMRKDGHSFKETLKKAQENGYAEADPTNDIEGHDAFYKGLVLSQLIYGKAPDEQSSSKKGITSITANHIQRAGELGLRFRHIVTLFKKNGEIHCQAEPALVSNEHPFYQVEGVQNGVSIDTDLVGNIQLNGPGAGMFPTASAILEDIIQINRPISAVPAYEDVREETQASFKWGLFSDNVDITLPYGSKILAHLDTKTVVVETENIEEVLTANPLITCFPLKGKYLKTPEKVTI